A stretch of Anaeromyxobacter dehalogenans 2CP-1 DNA encodes these proteins:
- the glp gene encoding gephyrin-like molybdotransferase Glp: protein MLTPETARARILAALSPLAPLAGERVPLADAVGRALAEDLVPDRDLPAFDASTMDGYALRAADARRAGARLPVAFEVYAGRPAAAPLPPGSCCRIFTGAPLPAGADAVEMQEEVRRAGKAAVFRRPVAAGRFVRARGSDLAAGAVALAAGAVVDPGAVGLAAGIGRAELVVRRRPRVAILPTGDELVPPGSVPGPGELVDSNGLALAAAVREAGGEPILLRPARDEAASLSAALAAVRGADALLTSGGVSVGERDLVRAALEHAGARLDFWRVAMRPGKPFAFGLWGTTAVFGLPGNPASTLVTFELFVRPALRALAGLPGSGRVVSVGRLASAQEKPAELTVYLRCRVRHSGDELVLEPLRTQVSGNLSSTTGHAALAVLPPGRARLARGARVRAILLAPDVRHDG from the coding sequence GTGCTCACCCCCGAGACCGCCCGGGCGCGCATCCTGGCCGCCCTCTCCCCGCTCGCGCCGCTGGCCGGCGAGCGCGTGCCGCTCGCCGACGCGGTCGGCCGCGCGCTGGCGGAGGACCTCGTCCCCGACCGCGACCTGCCCGCGTTCGACGCGTCCACCATGGACGGCTATGCGCTCCGCGCCGCCGACGCGCGCCGCGCCGGCGCGCGCCTGCCGGTCGCGTTCGAGGTGTACGCCGGCCGCCCCGCCGCCGCGCCGCTGCCGCCGGGGAGCTGCTGCCGGATCTTCACCGGCGCGCCGTTGCCGGCGGGCGCCGACGCGGTGGAGATGCAGGAGGAGGTGCGCCGCGCCGGGAAGGCGGCGGTCTTCCGCCGCCCCGTGGCCGCGGGGCGCTTCGTGCGCGCGCGCGGCTCGGACCTCGCCGCCGGCGCGGTGGCGCTCGCCGCCGGGGCGGTGGTGGACCCGGGCGCGGTCGGGCTCGCGGCCGGGATCGGTCGCGCCGAGCTGGTGGTGCGCCGGCGGCCGCGGGTCGCGATCCTGCCCACCGGCGACGAGCTCGTGCCGCCCGGCTCCGTCCCCGGCCCCGGCGAGCTGGTGGACTCGAACGGCCTCGCGCTCGCCGCGGCGGTGCGCGAGGCGGGAGGCGAGCCCATCCTGCTCCGCCCCGCCCGCGACGAGGCCGCGAGCCTCTCGGCCGCGCTCGCGGCCGTCCGCGGCGCCGACGCGCTCCTCACGTCCGGCGGCGTCTCGGTGGGCGAGCGCGACCTGGTGCGCGCGGCGCTGGAGCACGCCGGGGCGCGGCTCGACTTCTGGCGGGTGGCGATGCGCCCCGGGAAGCCGTTCGCGTTCGGGCTGTGGGGCACCACCGCGGTGTTCGGCCTGCCGGGCAACCCGGCCAGCACGCTGGTCACGTTCGAGCTGTTCGTCCGCCCGGCGCTCCGCGCCCTGGCGGGGCTCCCCGGCAGCGGGCGCGTGGTGTCGGTGGGCCGGCTCGCATCCGCGCAGGAGAAGCCCGCCGAGCTCACCGTCTACCTGCGCTGCCGCGTGCGGCACTCGGGGGACGAGCTGGTGCTCGAGCCGCTCCGGACGCAGGTCAGCGGCAACCTCTCGTCCACCACCGGTCACGCCGCGCTGGCGGTGCTGCCGCCGGGGCGCGCGCGGCTCGCGCGCGGGGCCAGGGTCCGGGCGATCCTGCTCGCCCCCGACGTGCGGCACGATGGGTGA
- a CDS encoding TIGR00266 family protein, giving the protein MRCPNCGNEVGPDAACRACGAVLRAGAAAAGDVLATTSASSTLRYQLVGGNAFACARVELAAGQSILAEAGAMVSMSGNVDLQSRMQGGVMGALRRMVTRESVFVSTFTAMGGPAEVLLAPPVPGDVIGLELAGRTLLVQSSSWLASDPETRIDTEFAGFRGLFAGEGLFFIRLSGRGTALLSSYGAIVRRPIPAGGRYVVDTGHVVAFDAAMPYQVRKASRRGWLRSIVSGEALVAEFAGPGEVWLQTRNLQALAGALFPLFPTQHQGGSDLGRLFGD; this is encoded by the coding sequence ATGCGCTGTCCCAACTGTGGAAACGAGGTCGGGCCCGACGCCGCCTGCCGCGCCTGCGGCGCGGTGCTGCGGGCCGGCGCCGCCGCGGCCGGCGACGTGCTCGCCACCACCTCCGCCTCGAGCACGCTCCGCTACCAGCTCGTGGGCGGCAACGCGTTCGCGTGCGCGCGCGTCGAGCTCGCCGCCGGCCAGTCCATCCTGGCCGAGGCCGGCGCGATGGTCTCGATGAGCGGCAACGTGGACCTGCAGTCGCGGATGCAGGGCGGCGTGATGGGCGCGCTCCGGCGCATGGTCACCCGCGAGTCCGTGTTCGTGTCGACGTTCACCGCGATGGGCGGGCCGGCCGAGGTGCTGCTCGCGCCGCCGGTGCCGGGCGACGTGATCGGGCTGGAGCTCGCGGGGCGCACGCTGCTGGTGCAGTCCTCCTCCTGGCTCGCCTCCGACCCGGAGACCCGAATCGACACCGAGTTCGCCGGCTTCCGCGGCCTGTTCGCCGGCGAGGGGCTGTTCTTCATCCGGCTCTCCGGCCGTGGCACGGCGCTGCTCTCGTCCTACGGCGCCATCGTGCGCCGGCCCATCCCGGCGGGCGGGCGCTACGTGGTCGACACCGGCCACGTGGTCGCGTTCGACGCCGCCATGCCGTACCAGGTGCGCAAGGCCAGCCGCCGCGGGTGGCTCCGCTCCATCGTGTCGGGCGAGGCCCTGGTGGCCGAGTTCGCCGGGCCGGGCGAGGTGTGGCTGCAGACGCGCAACCTGCAGGCGCTCGCCGGCGCGCTGTTCCCGCTGTTCCCCACGCAGCACCAGGGCGGCTCGGACCTCGGCCGCCTGTTCGGAGACTAG